A window of Ictidomys tridecemlineatus isolate mIctTri1 chromosome 1, mIctTri1.hap1, whole genome shotgun sequence contains these coding sequences:
- the C1H10orf105 gene encoding uncharacterized protein C10orf105 homolog: MSTEGSSLSSPRAASPQDTFTAPVTPGTLTGATDPLPVLIALACIFLLLASCLLFLILCRPAALDPRHRRARECMPHHPESPSEPRLRLWKRLGSLRRSLHGFRRERLTAPPRPLPGHDNTPGSCDCTESTKM, encoded by the coding sequence ATGAGCACAGAGGGCTCCAGTCTCTCCAGCCCCAGGGCCGCCAGCCCCCAGGACACCTTCACGGCTCCTGTCACCCCTGGGACTCTCACTGGGGCGACGGACCCCCTCCCTGTGCTCATCGCCCTGGCCTGCATCTTCCTCCTGCTGGCTTCTTGTCTACTGTTCCTGATCCTCTGCAGGCCGGCTGCTCTGGACCCCCGCCACCGCAGGGCCCGCGAGTGCATGCCCCACCACCCCGAGAGCCCCAGCGAGCCCCGGCTCCGGCTTTGGAAGCGCCTGGGCTCCCTGCGCCGCTCTCTGCACGGCTTCCGGAGGGAGCGGCTCACGGCCCCTCCACGGCCACTGCCAGGCCACGACAACACCCCGGGCAGCTGTGACTGCACGGAATCGACCAAAATGTGA